GACGTAAAAGCAACTCAATAGCAGCCGAGGCTGGCTTAACCATTTATCGTGACTACCTGATAAGCCGCCTCTCTCATAAACTGTTTGGCGGACTGCTTCCATATTGCTGGAACGGTAATGACCCAGAGTACTTCCTCGGTTTGATATTCAACTCCACTTTGTTCGCTTATCCGCTCCAAGGCCTtgtctttcaaatatttcagCGAATAGGAGAATATGTCTAGGGCTCGTAAGCGTCTCCCGTTCCGAGCTTCTAGAGTGGTGTCCCTATTCAAAGTTTTCTACgaaaatacaagtgacatGGAAAACATTACCAACAAAGTTTTAGCTTAAAACGTTTTAATCGGTTAGTCTACCCAAACGCGATGATTCTGAACTTTCACATGTAGCTTTCCAGTTTCAAACGAGCCAGAAAATGTCAGAGAAATTGAGATTTTTAATAAACTAAACGCGTTTCATCCTTGAGAGAAGGCCGAAATTATCCAAGTACCCATTCTGATTCAATTCGTGTCAGTGAAAACCTTCATTTTACCTTGTACCTTCTATTTCGTTGACTTATGTTAACACATGCACTCAaatagaccgtattcataaatgacGGCCAAAAACACAACTTACAGAGAAGCCTCGATCACCATAGGATATCAAATCATTTAACCGTGCTATAAAATATTAAGTGACTCGCAATAAAAACATGAGATGATGAACTCAGATGCCATAAGTATGAAGCCTGAGTGATGAAATATGTATGTAGTATCTTATGATGGTATATAACCTATACACTTGGGGCTAAGTTCCTGAAAGCCTTAAGGTTAGTgagtaatatatatatatatatatatatatatatccccaaaaaagaaaaaggacacGTTGAAGGATCCAGTGGTCTTCTAATATAATTGATCAAGCTTAAGCCCACGTAACATTAAACTAGCCACAAAGTTCTGTGACAACTGGAATCGTTGAATAAGGTTACGGGGTAGTCCGACAATAAGGAATTGCAAATGGAAATCGGAAATCCTGAACTAAATTTTTAGAATACGCCAGGCTGAAACAGCTTAAGGTAATATCCAACTTACCTCCGATCCATAAAGCATCATTTTAAAGTGATCAAAATAGTAAAATGACCTGTCTTCGGCATCCTCTAATTCTGCATATTTCTCGGCAGCTTCATATCCAAATTTCTTAAATTCTCGTTGCTGGTTCAACAATAAGCACGTCGGTGTTTTAAAAGTGGAATACCCTTGTTCTCTGCCCCACGCTCTGTTCATGTAGATTTCTTCACTTCCGTCTTTGTGGTTAAAGGAGAAAGCAAAACCACTGGACGACGTTCCAAAATCGATTGCCACAACCACATCACGTTCTTGTTTTATCGTACAACTCCTTTGAAAGCGCAGATTGTGGTCGAAAAGGCTTAGGTTTCTCCCAAAAGGGTCGGGATCCAAGGAGGCCATTGAAACTGTCGATTTCTCTCAAATGTTCGCgagtaataaaaattaacgTCGACAGGTAGTTGAGGACATGTTGGGTGACAATTGAAGCACTCTAGAGTGAGAAACTGAGTAATTCCCTCCCTAGAATCATtggacaaaaccaaaagctgGTAGGGACGCTTACCTCTGGTGTTTCCAAGAATAACATTAATACGGCATTGCCTTATATGGGGCAATAAATTTGAGATTCTCTTCGTTCTGAAATTTCcgagaaaattattttctgagCGTCATTATCGAGGAATTATCCTCCCGCAAACAGTGATATCTTGCTTCCGCACGAATCAAGATAGTGACATAACCTTGATCTGTCGGTATTGTGACTGATTTTCTTCGTCTAAAAAATTATGTAGTCATTTGATCTTCTGAAGAAAGATGCCATTGTTGGACACGATACATATGTTGAAAACCAATGTCCTTTTATGGTCATCACTTTAAAACGTGTGCTTGCTCTTACTTCATTGTAGGCGCAGTGAGTTGATGGgtaattattttaacaaaaaaatattatcatcGACATCGTCAAGAGAATTAGATCCTCTAAAAGCTTCATCTAAGTTGGATGTGATGGCGGAAGGAACTTTGCGAGACATCGACAAGCAGCAAATTTCGGAGAAGATAAATAGTGCTTTTGCCAAAATCGAAACTGGCTTCAGAGAGTTTCATGATTTCGCTCCATGTCTTTTGAATCGCCAAAGAGAGCTCGAAGCTGATCTTAAAAGAGCGCAAGACAGGTAAGGACACGATACACAAGGACCCAACGCTTCTGGCCACACAACAATGTTAATTCATGGAAAaataacgttttttttttctatagtACATCCCAGTGTACGATTTCATTTTAGGCTTATTccctattaatttttttttttcaactccAAAAGTATTTTATGGATCATCATTGATTATATGAATAGATTACCTACTTTTGGAGATCGACTAAAATCAAATCACTGATTTCGTTCTACACGACGTGCAAACTCAACTAACAGGGAAAGTATCTCGTCGAGACTTTAGTTTGTTTAAGTTAATAAATAAGATGCTCTTGCCATCTTGCGGATTCTCTTCCTGAGAAAATGTTTCGGTTGAGCCATCGTTTGTAAATTTTGAGCATACAGATCTACAGTACAGTGTGAGAGCAAGAAAATATGGAGGATGGCGGTTGTGTGTATCCTTGCTCCCGTCTGACAAAGTTAATTCGTTTAAAATTAACCACTTTTTGAGTATTTCTTCAGTTCTAACTGCCAGTTCTAACTGCTACATGTATTATTATGTCTATGAAAAAAAGTAGTCAGCGTAAACCAAGTTCACCGTCTGCAGAAGCCGGAGAATATGATGATCTGCCAGAGTCCATTTCTTCGAGTGTTCTTCAAGATCTTCTGAAAGCTCAAGAATGTATGTTTAAATCATTCATGGAATCAATTGTGTCCAATTTAATCTCGCGTATTGACAATCTAGTAAAAGACTTTGCGGGATTAAAATCCAGTCTGGAGTTCAGCCAAAAAGATATTGTGAGCCACGATGAACAACTGTCAGCCGTCGACGCCGAACTAAAAAACACAGTCAGCGACGTCGCCAATCTTCAAACAACAGTAAACAAGCATCTACAAAAGACGATTTACCTAGAAAACCAAAGTAGGAGGAATAATCTTCGCTTTGAAGGCTTATTAGAAGATAATGGCGAAACCTGGGAAACGACTGAAGAGAAAGTAAAGAAAGTTCTCGTTGACAAATTAAATCTCGAGCCGGTTCCTGAAATCGAGCGTGCCCATCGTGCTGGTCGGCCTACAAGACATGATGGTACTCCAAAACCAAGAACGGTTGTCTGTAAGTTTACCAGTTACAAGGCAAAGGAATCGATCCTCAAGACAGCAAGAAGAATGAAACCCGAAGGACTCCACATCTTTGAAGACCTAGCTGAAGAAACCATGGAAAAGAGAAGAGCCCAGCTACCTCAACTTAGACAAGCAAAAGCCCAAGGAAAGATTGCTTATTTCTCCCTCGATAGACTTATCATAAAAGACAGACCAAATGGATCGGGTACTATGGCTTCTTATCCTTCGACCTCTGGTTAAATGTTCTACTGTCTCATTAATcaacataaaataatgaatgaaCAGTGTAACAgctaagaaaaaacaaaaattccctTGTGGCATATGCCATAAATGGGTCAACAGTAACCATCGAGCAATTCAATGTGGTAATTGTCGTCTTTGGATCCACTATAGATGCAATGGTCTAACCCTTGATGAGTACCAAAGCCTGCAATTGAATTTGGAGGTATGGTTCTGTAAAAAATGTGTTTCtgacatttttccttttacatctttagatgaatttgaatttgacgCTCTTGTGCACTCTGATAAACCTTCAGATATTGAACTATTACCCCCCCTTGATGTAATGTCAAAAATATCTGATCTAAGCAATCTAGATAACTCTGGTATTGAGTTAAACATACCTAATCCTATAAATTCTATGTATTGTTACCCATCAGATTTTCGGAAACTAAATTTATCATCTTCAGGCactcatttttctttatttcacatAAATCTAAACAGTCTTGATGCTCATTTGGATGATTTACAAACTACGCTTGCATCCctggattttccttttcatgtCATAGGCATTAGTGAAACTAGAGAGAATTATTCAACTGGTTTTAAGATGAACAATAATCTGAATGGTTTCACCCTCTTTTCACAACCTTCCAGATCTGTTGCTGGTGGTGTGGCTATTTATGCTAGTAAATCTTTAAATGTCTTTAAGCGAACTGACCTGAGCATAACTGATGATGAATTTGAAACTGTTTGGGTTGAAATTAATAACACTAAAGTTAAAAATATCTTATGCTGTTGTGCCTATAGACATCCTTCATTTAATCCTGTGAGATttaaagagcattttgaatccATCCTATCTAAGTTAgcaagagaaaataagaacATCTTCATTATGGGTgattttaacattaatttactAACTTGTGAAAACCATCCCGAATCGAATGACTTCATTCTTATGTTAAAttcgttttttcttcttccataTATTTTACAACCAACTCGTATAACTGAAAGATCTGCAACCctaattgataatatttttgcaaatactTATTCTATGAATGCTATTAGTGGAAACCTAGTCTCAAAAATTTCTGATCATCTTCCTCAGTTACTTATTGTCGATAACATCAAAGTAAactacaaaattttaaattattataaatatgaTTATACTAAATTTGATGAAGATAACTTTATTAATGAATTCGCAGTCATCAACTGGGAAAATATCTCTAATACTAATTTGGATGCAAACactaaatttaatattttttatgatCAAATCTCTCAGTTCATAAGCTTTCATGTGCCACGTAGAAAGCTTTCAAAGTTTGAAATTAAGTTATCCACTAAACCCTGGATTACCAAAGAAATACTTGCTAAGATCCAATATAGAGATAAGGTCTATTCGCAGGTTCTTAAGTGTAATCAGCCTGATCCAAACTTGACTCTTCTTTATAAGAAGCTCAGGAATAGTGTTGTCAAAGATATCAAACTTTGCAAGTCAAATTATCTAAAGAACTATTTTTTGTGTAATAGGAAtaatatgagaaaaatctGGTCAGGAATTAGATCAATCATAAATGTCAGTAAAGTTAAAGCTGATTATATTCCCACTCTGTCAGAAAATGGCAAGCTAATTGACAATCCTTCTGCTATTGCCCGAActttcaataacttttttgttaatgtGGGTAAAAACACAGACAAGGATATATCTCATGGGAGCTACTGTCCTACTTCTTTTCTCAAGGGAAATTTTCCTGACTCAATGTTTCTTGCTCCTGTTACTTCATATGAGGTTGAATCCTACATATCTCAAATGGACAGTGCGAAATCTATTGGTCCATATAGTATTCCAATTCCCGTGCTAAAAATCCTTAAGGTTCATATTGCTCCAATTCTATCATGTCTAGTCAATGAATCTCTTCTCTGTGGTATTTTCCCTGAAAAACTTAAATTGGCCAAAGTAACACCAGTTTTTAAGAAAGGTTCTACACAAGATAAAGACAATTATAGGCCAATATCAGTTCTATCtgttttcagtaaaatatttgagaaagtcATGTATAAGCGCCTCTATGCTTATCTTGAATGTCACAACATTCTTTACTCAATTCAGTTTGGCTTTAGACAGAATTGTTCAACTAATCATGCTCTTATAAGTATTGCAGAATCAATTCGCTCTTCTGTTGACAATAAGGAGTTCGGTTGTGGGATTTTTATTGAcctaaaaaaagcttttgatacgGTAAATCATTCTATCCTTCTGTTGAAATTGTATCATTATGGAGTAAGAGGCAAAGCCTATGAATGGTTCCAATCTTATCTTTCCAACCGAAAACAGTTTGTGTGTGTTAATGGCCATGATTCTGACTCCCTCTCTTTAACTTGTGGTGTTCCTCAAGGATCTGTTCTTGGACCTTTGCTGTTCTTGTTATATGTTAATGACTTACCCAATACCTCAAGTTTATTTACCTTTCActtgtttgctgatgacactaatATATACTATTCATGTAAGAACCTTGATGATCTTGAATCAAAGCTAAATCATGAGCTTAAAGTAGTTGCAGAATGGCTGAAATCCAACAGATTGGCActaagcattttaaaaacaaatttcattctttttcattcaaagaaattgaagccaagtaagttatttaatttaaaaatcgATGGAGTAAACATTAAGCAAGTTTTCACTGTTAGATATCTAGGTGTTACCTTTGACTCAAATCTTACCTGGAAGAATCATATTAATGAACTCTGTTCTAAACTATCAAAAACTGTAGGagttattttgaaattgagaTACAATGTTAACGTTGATATCCTTACTATGCTCTATTATTCATTAATCTATCCCTTTCTTATCTATGGTGTTCAAGTGTGGGGTTTAACATACCCAACCTACTTAAAGCCTGTTACCACTTTGCAAAAATGAGTAGCTAGAATGATGACATTCTCAGAACCCATGTCACACTCAGAACCATTGTTAAAATCTCTTaatctgttaaaatttaatgatataaTCCACTcagaaatcctttcttttgtttatcagtGGTTTCATAAGCTAATAccttcatgttttttggaatttttcaaacCCATATCCTCCATACATGACTATCCTACACGTCAGTccgtgaatgaaaatttatttataaaatcaattCGAACTACCCAATATGGTATTCGCTCTCTTCACTTCACTGGTTCCCACCTCTGGAACTCACTACCAAATACTATCAAGCAGATAACTTCATTTTCTAGATTTcgtaaaactttaaaaaaaaaatttacagatggttataataataatattagttcttAAGTTgatatgtaattattattatcattattactgttattaatttgtatttatgtatatatacatacatatatatatatatatatatttttttttttttttttttttttttggatagtTAGATCATAAGAAATacttttaacataatttatttatttaatactgTATTCGCTGTGATAAATGTTGTTACTTTGGGGCACCTACTCGATTAGTTTTATAAGCTATTTAGGTGTCCCAAACTCCTCACAATtaaccttgttcaaaaactgttttgttttctatttattcctttgctttttccctttatatcgtaattacaattgtaaatatttctttagtgctctttatcattttctatgtgtaatttgtatatatttatatgtattctatttttcctttcttttaatactgtaaaattaatgtttgtgtgagtttaaattaaattgatgatgatgatgatgatgatggacCTTATACAACAATGATCTGAACCAAGGTTGCTGATCAGTGGTTTTCGTTAAAACAAAGGTTTGCTGCGTGGTTCAGGTCATACTTATTTAAGGTTTTTCAGAACATGTTGGCCAAATTGTCTTTCATATGACCGTTCTCAACTTCATATGCAACCTCACATCATATCCTTTCCTTCGAAACAACAGTAGATAGCTAATACCAGAGCAAACTATAAACATATCTGAGTAAGCAAACATGAATAATGCTGTCCACGGTTCCACGCGgaacaattgtttttgttgttttctttaactGCCAAGATTGAGGCAACTCACAAGGGAGCATGCTCGACAAACCGAGCACCATGCAGAGAACATTTCCAGCACAAACAGGCCCTCTGATCTGGAGAGGAAGTACGAGAGTTTCTGTGCCTATCAACGATTGGATTTCACTGAATTCCTGAGAAGTTTTAGACTCACAAACAGTAAAGACAAGTGGACTGAAGACTATAAGGACGCATATGTAGCGTGCATCATATTTGAGGTATCTTTTTGCTTCGATTGATGGAAAGTCTCTTgtaatattaatttaatttgaactGTTTTCGTTGgatgcctttgaaaaattttgtgaagctagagaaaataaatttgttgccattttttttaaattggcaGAGATCCTACGAAGCTGCTCGGTCGTTAAGAAAAGCTGTTCTGTCGACACCGCTGTTTGGGGAACAATCCGAGAAGGGAACGGTAACATCTTTCTTGCAACTTGACTTAAACTTATATTTGCTTCCTTCAGATGCATCTCGCCCCGACCTGATCTAAGTGCGACAAA
This portion of the Acropora palmata chromosome 13, jaAcrPala1.3, whole genome shotgun sequence genome encodes:
- the LOC141862954 gene encoding uncharacterized protein LOC141862954, whose amino-acid sequence is MGNYFNKKILSSTSSRELDPLKASSKLDVMAEGTLRDIDKQQISEKINSAFAKIETGFREFHDFAPCLLNRQRELEADLKRAQDRLRQLTREHARQTEHHAENISSTNRPSDLERKYESFCAYQRLDFTEFLRSFRLTNSKDKWTEDYKDAYVACIIFERSYEAARSLRKAVLSTPLFGEQSEKGTITGVRVNIDKNSPIRESLKVILKETAGDANQYDVSSLVEKTLAAISEQEGKDLFGGYDPIILGTENLKKYVKECCSYTWKLVCQTSAYQIEGNRNLAQGKRFNPLRHQACSGSTPTSHDVYIHAVIWPGLLGPSSSVIRKAEVLLGERSGS